A genomic segment from Phragmites australis chromosome 6, lpPhrAust1.1, whole genome shotgun sequence encodes:
- the LOC133922223 gene encoding aspartic proteinase nepenthesin-2-like encodes MAELAVRSLLLLLLLISPFVVSAGILKLNSSSPLFGIEFPPFNTAVADTGCDGKLVASQEVEDDQKQPASLSPTLKLHMSHRAAAEAVAGRTRKESFLDSAKKDAVRIETMHRRAARAGGDRALAAGSSPRRALSERLVATVESGVAVGSGEYLVDVYVGTPPQRFRMIMDTGSDLNWLQCAPCLDCFEQRGPVFDPAASSSYQNVPCGDPRCDLVVPPEPPRTCRRPRDDRCPYYYWYGDQSNTTGDLALESFTVNLTAPGSSRRVDGVVFGCGHWNRGLFHGAAGLLGLGRGPLSFVSQLRAVYGHVFSYCLVDHGSDVASKIVFGEDAALLAHPQLNYTAFAPSASTSADTFYYIKLKAVLVGGELLNITSDTWDVANDGSGGTIIDSGTTLSYFAEPAYQVIRQAFIDRMSKSYPLIPDFPVLNPCYNVSGVEKPEVPEFSLLFADGAVWDFPADNYFIRLDPDGIMCLAVLGTPRSAMSIIGNFQQQNFHVMYDLQNNRLGFAPRRCAEAQLSR; translated from the coding sequence ATGGCGGAGCTCGCGGTGCGGTCTCTGCTGCTGTTATTGCTCCTGATCTCGCCGTTTGTGGTTTCAGCTGGTATTCTGAAGCTCAACTCGTCGTCGCCCCTGTTCGGCATCGAGTTCCCGCCTTTCAACACCGCCGTCGCCGACACTGGCTGCGACGGCAAGCTGGTGGCATCCCAGGAGGTGGAGGACGACCAGAAGCAGCCGGCGAGCCTGTCTCCGACGCTGAAGCTGCACATGAGCCACCGCGCTGCCGCCGAGGCCGTGGCGGGCAGGACACGGAAAGAATCGTTCTTGGATTCGGCCAAGAAGGACGCCGTCCGCATCGAGACGATGCACCGGAGGGCAGCACGGGCTGGCGGGGACCGGGCGTTGGCGGCGGGTTCTTCGCCCAGGCGGGCGCTGTCGGAGCGGCTGGTGGCGACGGTGGAGTCGGGCGTGGCGGTCGGGTCGGGGGAGTACCTGGTGGACGTCTACGTCGGCACACCGCCGCAGCGGTTCCGGATGATTATGGACACCGGCAGCGATCTCAACTGGCTGCAGTGTGCACCATGCCTTGACTGCTTCGAGCAGCGCGGCCCGGTGTTCGACCCCGCGGCGTCCTCCTCCTACCAGAACGTCCCCTGCGGCGACCCGCGCTGCGACCTCGTGGTGCCGCCGGAGCCGCCCAGGACGTGCCGCCGCCCGCGGGACGACCGCTGCCCGTACTACTACTGGTACGGCGACCAGTCCAACACCACCGGCGACCTCGCTCTCGAGTCGTTCACCGTCAACCTCACAGCCCCGGGCTCGTCCCGCCGCGTCGACGGCGTCGTTTTCGGGTGCGGGCACTGGAACCGCGGCCTCTTCCACGGCGCAGCGGGGCTGCTCGGCCTTGGGCGCGGGCCCCTCTCGTTCGTTTCCCAGCTGCGCGCCGTGTACGGGCACGTCTTCTCCTACTGCCTCGTTGACCACGGCAGCGACGTCGCCAGCAAGATCGTGTTCGGGGAGGACGCCGCGCTGCTCGCGCACCCGCAGCTCAACTACACGGCATTCGCGCCCTCGGCGAGCACCTCGGCGGACACATTCTACTACATCAAACTCAAGGCCGTGCTCGTCGGCGGCGAGTTGCTGAACATCACCTCCGACACCTGGGACGTGGCCAATGACGGGTCCGGCGGCACGATCATCGACTCCGGCACGACGCTGAGTTACTTCGCCGAGCCGGCGTACCAGGTGATCCGGCAGGCATTCATCGACCGCATGAGCAAGTCCTACCCGCTCATCCCCGACTTCCCGGTGCTGAACCCCTGCTACAACGTGTCCGGGGTGGAGAAGCCGGAGGTGCCCGAATTCTCACTCCTGTTCGCCGACGGCGCCGTGTGGGACTTCCCGGCGGACAACTATTTCATCCGTCTCGACCCGGATGGCATCATGTGCCTCGCCGTCCTCGGCACGCCGCGCTCCGCCATGTCCATCATCGGCAACTTCCAGCAGCAGAACTTCCACGTCATGTACGACCTGCAGAACAACCGGCTCGGCTTCGCGCCGCGGCGGTGCGCCGAGGCACAGCTCAGCCGGTGA
- the LOC133923125 gene encoding uncharacterized protein LOC133923125, giving the protein MADNFHTEKLTFNVVDFEMAYNVILERPMLGKFTAVVHYAYQMLKILGPKWVITVRGDQRATVKRDKQSLDMVEHLSRAVTTSKGTDSKSQEHQVTVEIKDSKLVSLASTSKSNDAAKGETSDSADDKRTDGGIKAISLDLSEPAKMVKVGANLDPK; this is encoded by the coding sequence ATGGCTGATAACTTCCATACTGAGAAGCTTACCTTCAATGTCGTGGACTTCGAGATGGCGTATAACGTGATCCTAGAACGCCCAATGCTAGGTAAGTTTACGGCAGTGGTGCACTATGCATATCAGATGCTCAAGATCCTGGGTCCTAAATGGGTCATAACTGTCAGGGGAGATCAGCGTGCAACAGTGAAACGCGACAAGCAGAGCCTAGACATGGTTGAACACCTCAGTCGAGCGGTAACCACTTCTAAAGGCACGGATTCCAAAAGTCAGGAGCATCAAGTCACTGTTGAGATTaaggactccaagcttgtaAGTCTTGCTTCTACTTCCAAGTCCAACGATGCTGCCAAGGGTGAGACCAGTGACAGTGCCGATGACAAAAGGACTGATGGTGGCATCAAGGCAATATCCCTCGACTTGTCTGAACCAGCCAAgatggttaaggttggggctaaccttgaccctaaatag